AATTAAACCTATCAACAACAGAAGTAATTATCCGACAAGAAGACGGAAAACTGATCATAGAACCCTATCAGAAAAAATCCCTCCTGGAAATTTTTGCCACCTTAGATGATATTGAAGAAGATTTTCCCAAGGGCAGGAAATCCGGGACAACTTACTAAATATCAATTTTCTTTGTTAATTGGTAAAGGTGCAGGTTTAACTAAGAATTCAGAAATTTTGCCATTACG
The DNA window shown above is from Anabaena sp. WA102 and carries:
- a CDS encoding antitoxin, which codes for MTMSTEYHVQLIQAGNTQTLTIPQELNLSTTEVIIRQEDGKLIIEPYQKKSLLEIFATLDDIEEDFPKGRKSGTTY